A window from Prochlorococcus marinus CUG1435 encodes these proteins:
- a CDS encoding precorrin-8X methylmutase, with the protein MVIDHPIFLESIRFIRSHLGSNNLNYLEKKVLERLVHTSGDFSVQNLINFSEGACEKGLKALKSGAPILTDTDMAAAAIKSMAKNTNRNKVFTAGMWFGENKHAELTKTAYGLSEGWKELSAINSGSKSPIVVIGSSPTALIYLIDILENAKDLPSLIIGMPVGFIGVEKSKNKLISTDLPRIVLNSTRGGAAMAAAAVNALLRETI; encoded by the coding sequence ATGGTAATAGATCATCCAATTTTTTTGGAAAGCATCAGATTTATAAGATCTCATTTAGGATCTAATAATCTAAATTATTTAGAAAAAAAAGTTTTAGAGAGATTAGTTCATACTTCAGGAGATTTTTCAGTTCAAAATCTTATTAATTTTAGTGAAGGTGCTTGCGAAAAGGGGCTTAAGGCTCTTAAAAGTGGTGCTCCGATTTTAACTGATACTGATATGGCTGCAGCAGCTATAAAATCTATGGCAAAGAATACTAATAGGAATAAAGTATTCACGGCGGGAATGTGGTTTGGAGAAAATAAGCACGCAGAATTAACTAAAACTGCATACGGCTTAAGTGAAGGTTGGAAGGAGTTATCTGCTATAAATTCTGGAAGCAAATCACCTATTGTAGTTATTGGCAGTTCGCCTACAGCTTTAATTTATTTAATTGATATTTTAGAGAATGCAAAAGATTTACCTAGTTTAATTATCGGAATGCCTGTTGGATTTATTGGAGTAGAGAAAAGTAAAAACAAACTGATTTCTACTGATCTTCCCAGAATAGTTTTGAATTCAACTAGAGGGGGTGCTGCCATGGCAGCTGCTGCAGTTAATGCCTTGTTGAGGGAAACTATTTAA
- the holA gene encoding DNA polymerase III subunit delta, translated as MPIQILWGNDLNAQNTFIQKLIDNEVSKEWKEINVTNLNGDDDEQVNKAFDEVLTPPFGDGYRIVTLKNNPIFTAKNEDLRIKFEKIHDNIPQNTYFILQNTKKPDSRLKSTKFLQQLIKNNLAKEKSFSLPEIWDYEGQKRFLENAANEMNIKIDKNATELIIDSVGNDSFKLINELAKAKTYLSAVSSDLNSKLFLKSIDVEKIFSDHQSNIFKIIDLLLQKNINESLIEINYSLQKGEPPLRLNAGLISQIRIHTIIKLAVNSANDNAEKICNLAGISNPKRIFFIRKKVKNVSQEYLINLMSNLLDIESLLKQGNNPINVFTEKLINLS; from the coding sequence ATGCCAATACAAATATTATGGGGTAATGATCTAAATGCTCAAAATACATTTATTCAAAAATTAATTGATAACGAAGTATCCAAAGAATGGAAGGAAATAAACGTAACTAATTTAAATGGAGATGATGATGAGCAAGTAAATAAAGCTTTTGATGAAGTTCTTACACCTCCTTTTGGAGATGGATACAGAATAGTTACATTGAAAAATAATCCAATTTTTACCGCAAAAAATGAAGATCTAAGAATTAAATTTGAAAAAATTCATGACAATATACCTCAAAATACTTATTTCATTTTACAAAATACAAAGAAACCAGACTCACGATTAAAGAGTACTAAATTTTTACAACAACTTATCAAAAATAATTTAGCCAAAGAAAAATCATTTTCTTTACCAGAAATCTGGGACTATGAGGGACAAAAAAGATTCTTAGAAAATGCTGCAAATGAAATGAATATTAAAATTGATAAAAATGCAACTGAATTAATTATTGATTCTGTTGGGAATGATAGCTTTAAATTAATAAATGAATTAGCTAAAGCAAAAACATACCTTTCTGCAGTATCAAGTGATTTGAATTCAAAACTTTTTCTCAAAAGTATTGATGTAGAAAAAATATTTAGTGATCATCAATCCAACATTTTCAAAATCATTGATCTTCTTTTACAAAAAAATATTAATGAAAGCCTCATTGAAATAAATTATTCATTACAGAAAGGAGAACCTCCTTTAAGACTAAATGCAGGTTTAATTAGTCAGATAAGGATTCATACAATTATAAAATTAGCAGTTAATTCAGCAAACGATAATGCAGAAAAGATTTGTAATCTTGCAGGTATTTCTAATCCAAAAAGAATTTTTTTTATTCGTAAAAAAGTCAAAAATGTATCTCAAGAATATTTAATAAATTTAATGAGTAATTTATTAGATATTGAATCATTACTAAAACAAGGTAATAATCCTATAAATGTTTTTACAGAGAAATTAATTAATTTAAGTTAA